One Danio aesculapii chromosome 11, fDanAes4.1, whole genome shotgun sequence genomic region harbors:
- the snai1a gene encoding snail family zinc finger 1a translates to MPRSFLVKKYFTSKRPNYSELECQNDTSADRYPLAELPAVSNDFPVTCLTTGLVWDVSLLPSLHNPTSPSTLSTNQGPLDLSSPSSISCSSSGEEDEGRTSDPPSPDSSDTYHPQQTSRPRRTNKSRAGQREDKSEAAVTAASRPAFFCKHCPKEYNSLGALKMHIRSHTLPCVCPTCGKAFSRPWLLRGHIRTHTGERPFSCPHCNRAFADRSNLRAHLQTHADVKKYQCSTCSRTFSRMSLLQKHSAAGCCPSTANAQ, encoded by the exons ATGCCTCGGTCATTCCTGGTAAAAAAGTATTTCACCAGCAAGAGGCCAAACTACAGCGAACTGGAATGTCAGAACG ACACTTCAGCAGACAGATACCCACTAGCAGAGCTTCCAGCAGTCAGCAATGACTTCCCAGTGACGTGTTTGACCACTGGACTTGTCTGGGACGTCAGCTTGCTACCTTCCCTTCACAATCCCACATCCCCATCCACCCTCTCCACAAACCAGGGCCCGCTGGATCTCAGCTCCCCATCCAGCATCAGCTGCAGCAGCAGTGGGGAAGAAGATGAAGGACGGACGTCAGATCCCCCGAGCCCAGATTCCTCCGACACCTATCACCCCCAGCAGACCAGCAGGCCGAGACGCACCAACAAGAGCAGGGCAGGACAGAGAGAGGACAAAAGCGAGGCTGCTGTCACCGCCGCCAGTCGACCAGCCTTCTTCTGCAAGCACTGTCCTAAAGAATACAACAGCCTCGGGGCGCTGAAGATGCACATCCGCTCCCACACACTGCCCTGCGTCTGTCCCACCTGCGGAAAGGCCTTCTCCAGACCCTGGCTGCTAAGAGGTCACATTCGCACACATACTG GTGAGCGACCATTCTCCTGCCCACACTGTAACCGTGCCTTCGCAGACCGCTCGAACCTGCGCGCGCACCTGCAGACCCACGCAGATGTGAAGAAATACCAGTGCAGCACCTGCTCTCGCACCTTCAGCCGCATGTCACTGCTGCAGAAACACAGCGCGGCTGGTTGCTGTCCCTCCACGGCCAATGCCCAATAG
- the tp53inp2 gene encoding tumor protein p53-inducible nuclear protein 2 translates to MFQRLTNLLFGSVNETTQEPTVPKPASPEVDEEGWLLVNAADGESSSETGELQFKLIGSLSNSEICAASLVSEASITEPEVPVARSSGRVSQRLVSQAGALVKVTQVGRIQRAQARANRHSLGRNCIQRQNHIRQRLPQHFSRKHRMVLHQPGRCNFNH, encoded by the exons ATGTTTCAACGGCTCACGAACCTGCTGTTCGGAAGCGTGAATGAAACAACTCAGGAACCGACGGTACCAAAACCAGCATCTCCAGAAGTGGATGAAGAGGGCTGGCTATTGGTCAATGCAGCTG ATGGAGAGTCATCCTCTGAAACTGGCGAGCTGCAGTTCAAGTTAATAGGAAGCCTGTCAAACTCTGAGATTTGTGCTGCCAGCTTGGTTAGCGAGGCGAG CATCACAGAACCAGAAGTCCCAGTAGCCCGAAGCAGTGGTCGAGTCTCTCAGCGACTAGTCTCTCAGGCTGGAGCTCTGGTCAAAGTCACACAGGTGGGCAGAATACAAAGGGCACAGGCTCGTGCCAACCGCCACAGTCTCGGCCGCAACTGCATTCAGCGGCAGAACCACATCCGCCAGCGTCTTCCACAACACTTCTCCCGCAAACACCGCATGGTCCTTCACCAGCCTGGCCGATGCAACTTTAATCATTAA